TCGCACTGGTATTTATCGAAGTTATTCGCGGTACGCCTATCGTCGTACAGGTCATGTTTATCTACTTTGCCCTGCCGATGGCGTTTAACGATCTGCGCATCGATCCTTTCTCGGCCGCCGTTGTCACCATTATGATTAACTCTGGCGCCTATATTGCGGAAATCACCCGTGGTGCAGTGCTTTCTATTCATAAAGGCTTCCGGGAAGCGGGCCTCGCGTTAGGTCTGTCGCGTGGTGAAACCATTCGCCATGTGATCCTACCGTTAGCGCTGCGCCGTATGCTGCCGCCGCTGGGCAACCAGTGGATCATCAGCATCAAAGATACTTCGCTGTTTATTGTTATCGGCGTCGCCGAACTGACCCGCCAGGGCCAGGAAATCATTGCCGGCAACTTCCGCGCGCTGGAGATCTGGAGCGCCGTTGCGGTCGTCTATCTGATCATTACCCTGGTGCTGAGCTTCATTCTGCGTCGTCTTGAAAGAAGGATGAAAATCCTGTGATTGAATTTAAAAACGTCTCCAAGCACTTTGGTCAAACCCAGGTGCTGCACAACATTGATCTGAATATCACTGAAGGTGAAGTGGTGGTCATTATCGGGCCGTCCGGCTCTGGTAAATCAACACTGCTGCGTTGCATTAACAAGCTAGAAGAGATCACCAGCGGTGATCTGATTGTTGATGGCCTGAAAGTCAACGATCCGAAAGTGGATGAGCGCCTGATCCGCCAGGAAGCTGGCATGGTTTTTCAGCAGTTCTATCTATTTCCGCATCTGACGGCGCTGGAAAACGTGATGTTTGGCCCGCTGCGCGTGCGCGGAACCAATAAAGCCGATGCTGAAAAATTGGCAAGAGATCTGCTGGCGAAGGTCGGGCTGGCTGAACGTGCGCACCACTATCCGTCCGAGCTTTCCGGCGGCCAGCAGCAGCGCGTCGCGATTGCCCGAGCGCTGGCGGTAAAACCGAAGATGATGCTGTTCGATGAGCCCACTTCCGCGCTCGATCCGGAACTGCGCCACGAAGTACTAAAAGTGATGCAGGATCTGGCTGAAGAAGGCATGACCATGGTGATCGTTACCCATGAAATCGGCTTCGCCGAGAAAGTGGCGTCGCGCCTGATTTTCATCGACAAAGGGCGCATTGCCGAAGACGGCAATCCGCAACAGTTGATCGAAAATCCACCCAGCCCGCGCTTACAGGAATTTTTACAACACGTTTCCTGATGCGCTTGTGCCCCTCCGCCTGGAGGGGCGTTTCCCCCGGATTGTTCTCATTTCCTGCCCTGCTCCGCCCGGCATCTATACTTATCATTTTGCTGGACTTTCTCACCGGAGGAGCATATGCCGTGGATATTGCTATTCATCACTCTGCTGTGCGCGCCGCTTCAGGCCGCGACGATACCCGGCATCACAGCACCCGCAGCCAGTAGCGCGTCATCTACCCAAAACAGTGAACCCAGCGTCGAACAAAAAAAAGCAGCCTATGCGGCGCTGGCAGACGTGCTGGAAAACGATGATTCACGCAAAGAATTGATTGATCAACTGCGGAAAGTCGCCACCACACCGCCGCAGGAGCCGGTTCCGGAGATCACGCCGCCGGAAGTCAAAGAACAGAAAACGGTGCTGGAAAATGTCACCGAAGTCAGCGGCTACTACGGCGAAGCGCTGGCCTCTCGCTTCGCCCAACTCTACCGCAATATCACCGGCTCGCCGCATAAGGCCTTTAACCCGCAAACCTTCACTAATGCCGCCAGCCACTTTTTATTACTCGCGGTACTGGTTTTTGCTTTCTGGATACTGGTGCGTCAGTGTGTTATGCCGCTCTACCGCCGGATGGGCAACTGGGGAAGGCGCAAAAACCGCGAACGGCGGAACTGGTTGCAGTTGCCCGCC
Above is a genomic segment from Kosakonia radicincitans DSM 16656 containing:
- the glnP gene encoding glutamine ABC transporter permease GlnP, which translates into the protein MQFDWSAIWPAIPLLIEGAKMTLLISVLGLIGGLIIGLAAGFARTFGGWISNHIALVFIEVIRGTPIVVQVMFIYFALPMAFNDLRIDPFSAAVVTIMINSGAYIAEITRGAVLSIHKGFREAGLALGLSRGETIRHVILPLALRRMLPPLGNQWIISIKDTSLFIVIGVAELTRQGQEIIAGNFRALEIWSAVAVVYLIITLVLSFILRRLERRMKIL
- the glnQ gene encoding glutamine ABC transporter ATP-binding protein GlnQ, with protein sequence MIEFKNVSKHFGQTQVLHNIDLNITEGEVVVIIGPSGSGKSTLLRCINKLEEITSGDLIVDGLKVNDPKVDERLIRQEAGMVFQQFYLFPHLTALENVMFGPLRVRGTNKADAEKLARDLLAKVGLAERAHHYPSELSGGQQQRVAIARALAVKPKMMLFDEPTSALDPELRHEVLKVMQDLAEEGMTMVIVTHEIGFAEKVASRLIFIDKGRIAEDGNPQQLIENPPSPRLQEFLQHVS